One segment of Amycolatopsis alba DSM 44262 DNA contains the following:
- a CDS encoding CHAT domain-containing protein has protein sequence MTTTSPPGMRELRLRATLLSHYELPWLGVGAELTETIGPTLFPDSTRVRTGDGQRHWRLNDTVRRSLVLQADFAELRAAWARIPRRPADDRQWAIDQYIGAGTPVDLDSLSLPRLRAVAWLARWLGGVAEHLPAGDELAKELGIGELLEPFRALAGDHFVGRGDVLGELENRFREPRAPVLIHGLGGIGKSAVAVRHLLDLAGRRRALVGYLNFDHSAIDPAEPVSLIAAIARQVTVQIDGPAGPNAAARLATECHERLRAGNRALEAPSAGSAARVPHDDLLDELAKAVDGDRLLLVFDTFEEVQRRDRPIQRRFSEFLAELSRRLDQPSVILAGRSPAPELGLDEIRLTGLDRGEAVDLLLKLLPAHPPSDARRIVDLVGTSPLALHLAAGVLRKAPLDEALQDIAVHRGTIEGELYRRLLGHIQDPDVRRIAHPGLTLRRVTPELIQDVLAKPCLVDVPDAGRACSLFDGLAREAMLVTRTPDGQAVVHRTDVRQTMLRRLAADETVVAKRIHRAAVRYYNGRGGVVARAEEIYHRLMLGQRRETLDTRWDDSVLAHLLPSLDDLPPASKAYLAAKSPTLSVSDEDLRQADIEVGRRLVIRRAAELVSAGDGTEALRELDDHVSRTSDRSPALSGLRVQALELLGRFEEALSVAVEERKHLAHAGAMQDFVVFTLHRARMDERLGNAAAAKPYLTETLTQCRRLPPTPQHLLGRVGLIVCLLRLRRYGLPLGDGLVEELSAEAVEVADRLPIKEISTVPGLLRDLAAELGERSPRLLDAALRRVGLAGTETELAEFAMVELTARGRLQLGSQVSKLLGEQDDATAREIVESYQSEAESALYRDHQSEATASPHSTLPVGGQAAALEAELARNHHRSGRPAEALPHYDRAIGQGGQIAPLLLDRGRAHLALDNVAAAERDLSGSLHLTYEQGQPLLEAHVHRSMGILARRTGDIAKALRHYELCLRLYAVEAPYLVPATQLDQARALLDAGLSGEADAVLEEALPALRRQSSGHELAQAELIGAATKLLEDDPEQARRLAASAQRRFARRREAGWVEIARLMRMRVDTALVLAGTPSRSASAAKAAALADRLKGHGLAEESATAMLLGVRLAIHKGQIDIAETLLGRVRRPGKNSTIDRRMLWRLARTELAAVTDTRQAIAEARRGLTELSTIRDHEGGLDVVSGAAAHGRELGELAVGLALRHGEPRTLLRVLEQTKAQVYRYRPLPNLDDPDLHGKVKEMRSLARTLHAARQEGKPATKVATRLSLLQQDITRLSRYSSPWGRPRPTADIASVTDRLGDRAFVSFARFGETLSAVVVAGGETRLVELGAASEVDEQARMLHADLDALAPDGLPRPLADVIGESASRRADQLDKGLLAPIARMIGDRELVIVPTGSLYAVHWGALPSLAGVPVTVAPSATAWLAAEDVAARPGSGSIVLAAGPGLGTAMGELKDLRVMHPRARTLTGPAATVMGVLNSLDGAELAHVAALGQHVPDNALFSRLELVDGPLYAHELANLRRPPRQVVLASSELALARIRPGDEALGFAGALLASGSATIVGAVSRVGERAAASVSVELHDALRRGLSMATALAEVVGRDPLRRPFICLGSGGAPPHRQ, from the coding sequence ATGACCACGACTTCGCCGCCCGGCATGCGCGAACTGCGGTTACGCGCCACGTTGCTTTCGCACTACGAACTTCCGTGGCTGGGGGTCGGCGCCGAACTCACCGAGACGATCGGCCCGACGCTGTTCCCGGATTCGACCAGGGTCCGGACCGGCGACGGGCAGCGGCATTGGCGTCTCAATGACACAGTGCGCCGGTCGCTCGTCCTTCAGGCGGACTTCGCCGAACTGCGCGCCGCCTGGGCGAGGATCCCGCGACGGCCCGCCGACGACCGGCAATGGGCGATCGACCAGTACATCGGCGCCGGTACCCCGGTCGACCTGGATTCGCTGAGCCTGCCCCGGCTCCGCGCGGTCGCCTGGCTGGCCCGCTGGCTGGGCGGGGTCGCCGAACATCTGCCCGCCGGCGACGAACTGGCGAAAGAGCTCGGCATCGGCGAGCTGCTCGAACCGTTCCGCGCGCTCGCCGGTGATCACTTCGTCGGCCGCGGCGACGTGCTGGGCGAACTCGAAAACCGGTTCCGTGAGCCGAGGGCGCCCGTGCTCATCCACGGTCTCGGCGGGATCGGGAAATCCGCGGTCGCGGTCCGGCACCTGCTGGATCTCGCGGGCCGGCGGCGGGCACTGGTCGGCTATCTGAACTTCGACCACAGCGCGATCGACCCGGCGGAACCGGTCAGCCTGATCGCGGCGATCGCCCGCCAGGTGACCGTGCAGATCGACGGACCGGCCGGACCCAACGCCGCCGCCAGGCTGGCCACGGAATGCCACGAACGGCTGCGCGCGGGAAATCGCGCCCTCGAGGCCCCGAGCGCGGGCAGCGCCGCCAGGGTCCCCCACGACGACCTGCTCGACGAGCTGGCCAAGGCTGTCGACGGCGACCGTCTGCTCCTCGTGTTCGACACCTTCGAAGAGGTGCAACGCCGCGACCGGCCCATTCAGCGCCGGTTCTCGGAGTTCCTCGCCGAGCTGTCCCGCCGTCTCGACCAGCCGTCCGTGATCCTCGCGGGCCGGTCACCCGCTCCCGAGCTCGGTCTCGACGAGATCCGGCTGACCGGTCTCGATCGCGGCGAAGCCGTCGACCTGCTGCTGAAGCTCCTGCCCGCGCATCCGCCGTCGGACGCGCGCAGGATCGTCGATCTGGTCGGCACCAGCCCGCTCGCGCTGCACCTGGCGGCGGGTGTGCTGCGCAAGGCCCCGCTGGACGAGGCGTTGCAGGACATCGCCGTGCACCGGGGGACGATCGAAGGTGAGCTGTACCGGCGGCTGCTCGGGCACATCCAGGACCCCGACGTCCGCCGGATCGCCCATCCGGGCCTGACCTTGCGCCGGGTCACTCCCGAGCTGATCCAGGACGTCCTCGCGAAGCCGTGCCTCGTCGACGTACCGGACGCCGGACGTGCCTGCTCCCTGTTCGACGGCCTGGCGCGCGAAGCGATGCTGGTGACGCGGACACCCGACGGGCAGGCGGTGGTCCACCGCACCGACGTGCGGCAGACCATGCTGCGCAGGCTGGCCGCGGACGAAACCGTCGTGGCGAAACGGATCCACCGAGCCGCCGTGCGGTACTACAACGGCCGCGGCGGGGTCGTCGCCCGTGCGGAGGAGATCTACCACCGCCTGATGCTCGGCCAACGGCGGGAAACCCTCGACACGCGATGGGACGACTCCGTCCTGGCTCATCTCCTGCCGTCACTGGACGACCTCCCGCCCGCGTCCAAGGCGTACCTGGCCGCGAAATCCCCGACGCTGTCGGTCTCCGACGAGGACCTCCGGCAGGCCGACATCGAGGTCGGGAGACGGCTGGTCATCCGCCGGGCCGCGGAGCTCGTCAGCGCGGGCGACGGCACAGAAGCGCTACGGGAACTCGACGACCATGTCTCCCGGACCTCCGACCGGTCCCCTGCGCTGAGCGGGCTGAGGGTGCAGGCACTGGAGCTTCTCGGCCGCTTCGAAGAGGCGCTGTCCGTCGCCGTCGAGGAACGCAAACACCTGGCACACGCCGGAGCGATGCAGGACTTCGTCGTCTTCACCCTGCACAGGGCGCGGATGGACGAGCGGCTCGGCAACGCCGCCGCCGCGAAGCCCTATCTGACCGAAACGCTCACCCAATGCCGTCGCCTGCCGCCGACACCTCAGCATCTGCTCGGCAGGGTCGGGCTCATCGTGTGCCTGCTCCGGCTACGGCGGTACGGGCTGCCGCTCGGCGACGGTCTGGTCGAAGAGCTGAGCGCGGAAGCCGTGGAGGTCGCCGATCGGCTGCCGATCAAGGAGATCAGCACCGTTCCCGGCCTCTTGCGGGATCTCGCGGCCGAGCTGGGGGAACGGTCACCCCGGCTGCTCGATGCGGCGCTTCGCCGGGTCGGCCTCGCGGGCACGGAAACCGAGCTCGCCGAATTCGCCATGGTGGAGCTGACCGCCCGCGGCAGGCTCCAGCTGGGCTCGCAGGTCTCGAAACTGCTCGGCGAACAGGACGACGCGACGGCACGCGAAATCGTCGAGTCGTACCAGTCCGAGGCGGAATCCGCCTTGTACCGGGATCACCAGTCCGAAGCCACCGCCTCCCCGCACTCCACGCTTCCGGTCGGCGGGCAGGCCGCGGCGCTCGAAGCCGAACTGGCGAGAAACCATCACCGATCGGGACGGCCCGCCGAAGCACTTCCGCACTACGACCGCGCGATCGGCCAAGGCGGGCAGATCGCGCCGCTCCTGCTCGACCGGGGCCGCGCTCATCTGGCGCTCGACAACGTTGCGGCGGCGGAGCGCGATCTGTCCGGCAGCCTGCACCTGACATACGAACAGGGCCAGCCGCTGCTGGAGGCACATGTCCACCGGAGTATGGGCATCCTGGCGAGGCGGACCGGCGACATCGCGAAAGCGTTGCGGCACTACGAACTCTGCCTCCGCCTGTACGCCGTGGAGGCGCCCTACCTGGTCCCCGCGACGCAGCTCGATCAAGCGAGGGCCCTGCTCGACGCCGGGCTGTCCGGTGAGGCCGACGCCGTCCTGGAGGAGGCCCTGCCCGCGTTGCGGAGGCAGAGCTCGGGACACGAACTGGCACAGGCCGAACTCATCGGCGCCGCCACGAAACTCCTGGAGGACGATCCGGAGCAGGCCAGGCGGCTCGCCGCTTCGGCGCAACGGCGCTTCGCCCGGCGGCGAGAGGCGGGCTGGGTCGAAATCGCCAGGCTGATGCGGATGCGGGTGGACACGGCCCTCGTCCTGGCAGGTACGCCGTCGAGGTCCGCGTCGGCCGCCAAAGCCGCCGCCCTCGCCGACAGGCTGAAGGGGCACGGCCTCGCGGAGGAGTCCGCGACCGCGATGCTGCTGGGCGTCCGGCTCGCCATCCACAAAGGACAGATCGACATCGCCGAGACCTTGCTGGGCCGTGTTCGCCGTCCTGGCAAGAATTCCACGATCGACCGGCGGATGCTCTGGCGCCTGGCCCGCACCGAGCTCGCGGCCGTCACGGACACCAGGCAAGCCATCGCCGAAGCGCGGCGCGGCCTGACCGAACTCAGCACCATCAGGGATCACGAAGGCGGTCTGGACGTGGTGTCCGGCGCCGCCGCGCACGGCCGCGAACTCGGCGAACTGGCGGTCGGGCTCGCCCTGCGGCACGGCGAGCCACGGACCCTGCTCCGGGTCCTGGAACAGACCAAAGCACAGGTCTACCGGTATCGTCCGCTGCCGAACCTCGATGATCCGGACTTGCACGGCAAGGTGAAGGAGATGCGGTCCCTGGCGCGGACGCTGCACGCGGCGCGACAGGAAGGGAAACCGGCCACCAAGGTGGCCACCAGGCTTTCCCTTCTGCAGCAGGACATCACGCGGCTCTCGCGGTATTCGAGCCCCTGGGGCAGGCCCCGCCCGACAGCCGACATCGCGAGCGTCACCGATCGGCTCGGAGATCGCGCCTTTGTCAGCTTCGCCCGCTTCGGCGAGACCCTCTCCGCCGTCGTCGTGGCCGGCGGTGAAACCAGGCTCGTCGAACTGGGCGCCGCGTCCGAAGTGGACGAACAGGCGCGGATGCTGCATGCCGACCTCGACGCGCTGGCGCCGGACGGTCTCCCCCGGCCGCTCGCCGACGTCATCGGCGAATCGGCTTCGCGACGCGCGGATCAGCTGGACAAGGGGCTGCTGGCGCCGATCGCCCGGATGATCGGCGACCGGGAACTGGTCATCGTGCCGACCGGCAGCCTGTACGCGGTGCACTGGGGGGCGCTCCCGTCACTGGCAGGCGTCCCGGTCACCGTCGCACCGTCGGCGACCGCCTGGCTGGCCGCCGAAGACGTCGCCGCCCGGCCGGGTAGCGGGTCGATCGTGCTGGCAGCCGGTCCGGGACTCGGCACGGCGATGGGAGAACTCAAGGACCTCCGCGTCATGCACCCCCGTGCGC